One part of the Oceanidesulfovibrio indonesiensis genome encodes these proteins:
- a CDS encoding AsmA family protein yields the protein MIRKILLGICLSCALLVTLAALVLVLQDANEYKPEIEAWLSAQVGSDVRIEGEVNLSVYPWIGLRVERIRIASLPEYGEQPLVSATGAVIRMRLGPLLRDREIVLDRFVLDRPVITLRRLADGRANWHPLLRRFGMMAEHEPPSLVQGPAENPSFMAHSEGWSLKAERMRGVRIVGGRVQYIVDATNETLVVDQLYLETGPGIEFDYELRFRVDESISGLYGVASLKGSCILDPGAPSFATRGAAFTFNGSAGYAGEIVTGTVNGKLDMDTAAGRAALRQAVADMDFARVEFSADAPLPLGSLPVTGDVRFTLRNADIFTRIWREMKDGTALKYLEGFRLRSGYRVEPERVLLEGLHVETAGMTAEGRGELLLGENLQASILLDMPAIALEGIAGNGGNSAGWITALLDAGEPPSLGPLESLRLGMDVGEATGYGFDLRQLSMDLDISANRVLADINIASAFGGPLGAKFDLAPGNSVVEASAENLELATFAGMLRQHGMLAEDADIPTGTATVVGRGEAPSLGLLWEQGALGVSGAIADGSFAVGDQLATSWAGLEFAANRESGGAGGLDAFTMSIAAHDVTGSHGATPVDASSVNASGDGDAVSWRTRELSVSLKGGIAVGSGGIELRDVQYELAASGKKGVWSLPGSSRLRKGQGELRLTSRGKFSLNPTARRILVKDMRTEGFGLVVTGRGTFDYAEEWSLRGTIGLPEFAPRVFMVHLGIDPPDNIEPGLLSSSRVQTEVEARSGWLRFHNIELHLDESTGQGEFTFSEMRKGEPEWGLSFDLRLNTLDADRYLFGHPHPQHAEPAAPRSVGTWNLDWLKEMRSRGRLRIEALELFDLHYQDVDLTCELRDGTFTLEPFTAGFYNGKLRLGIRGEARETLAMAVDLELEKFNLRGVLEDAGDWDRMGGETSIVMQMKSQGLSSAEHLLSLSGNGDVMVDNGFYAYTREAVKTENEKMLWREMYKDQLEGREASGQHEVAEERVVIPVKTARATIQIRNGIFRNEDFIARGDVMTAKGSGTMDIPKATLDYTILVDAKVIPVFPIHIQGPLAAPDVEEGGINFVETLFTTFRNILTIPFSAMDAISRQARQFQEGLMPGQQSTEKDGSESSAP from the coding sequence ATGATTCGTAAAATCCTTTTGGGCATATGCCTCTCCTGCGCCCTGCTGGTTACCCTCGCGGCGCTTGTCCTCGTGCTACAGGACGCCAACGAGTACAAACCGGAGATCGAGGCGTGGCTTTCCGCTCAGGTCGGGAGTGACGTCCGAATCGAAGGGGAGGTCAACCTTTCCGTCTATCCGTGGATCGGCTTGCGGGTCGAGCGAATACGCATCGCCAGTTTGCCCGAGTACGGCGAGCAGCCGTTGGTCAGCGCCACCGGTGCTGTGATACGAATGCGGCTGGGTCCGCTGCTGCGTGATCGGGAGATTGTGCTCGATCGGTTTGTGCTGGATCGGCCGGTAATCACCCTGCGGCGTCTTGCGGACGGCCGGGCCAACTGGCACCCGCTGTTGCGTCGCTTCGGCATGATGGCGGAGCATGAACCGCCGTCCCTTGTCCAGGGTCCGGCCGAAAATCCCAGCTTCATGGCGCATTCCGAAGGCTGGTCGCTCAAAGCGGAGCGCATGCGCGGGGTGCGCATCGTAGGCGGCCGCGTTCAGTACATAGTCGACGCCACGAACGAAACTCTGGTGGTGGATCAACTGTACCTGGAGACAGGACCCGGCATCGAGTTCGACTACGAACTTCGATTCCGTGTGGATGAATCCATCAGCGGGCTTTACGGTGTCGCAAGCCTCAAGGGCTCATGCATCCTCGATCCTGGCGCGCCTTCCTTCGCCACGCGCGGGGCAGCGTTCACCTTCAATGGGTCTGCCGGGTATGCCGGTGAGATCGTGACGGGAACCGTCAACGGCAAGCTGGATATGGATACCGCCGCCGGTCGTGCTGCATTGCGGCAGGCAGTGGCCGACATGGACTTTGCCCGCGTCGAGTTTTCTGCGGATGCGCCGCTGCCGTTGGGGAGCTTGCCTGTGACTGGCGACGTGCGGTTCACTCTTCGCAATGCCGACATATTCACGCGGATATGGCGTGAGATGAAGGACGGGACAGCCCTGAAGTACCTGGAAGGATTCCGTCTGCGTTCCGGGTATCGCGTGGAGCCGGAGCGCGTTCTGCTCGAAGGGTTGCATGTCGAGACTGCGGGTATGACGGCCGAAGGCCGCGGCGAGCTGCTCCTGGGCGAGAATCTCCAGGCGTCCATTTTGTTGGACATGCCGGCAATCGCTCTCGAAGGAATTGCCGGAAACGGCGGCAACAGTGCGGGTTGGATCACCGCGCTTCTTGATGCGGGCGAGCCCCCATCCCTGGGCCCTCTCGAATCGCTGCGGCTGGGAATGGACGTCGGGGAAGCCACCGGCTACGGGTTCGACCTGCGACAACTGTCCATGGATTTGGACATAAGCGCGAACCGTGTCCTGGCGGATATCAACATCGCAAGCGCGTTTGGCGGTCCGCTTGGTGCGAAGTTCGATCTGGCGCCGGGGAACTCCGTGGTCGAGGCTTCGGCGGAAAATCTCGAACTCGCTACCTTTGCGGGGATGCTGCGCCAACATGGCATGCTCGCCGAAGACGCCGATATCCCAACGGGTACGGCCACTGTCGTGGGGCGTGGTGAAGCCCCGTCGCTGGGCCTTCTCTGGGAACAGGGCGCGTTGGGTGTTTCCGGCGCAATCGCCGACGGCTCTTTCGCCGTTGGAGATCAGCTGGCGACATCCTGGGCTGGCCTCGAGTTCGCAGCGAACCGGGAGTCCGGCGGTGCAGGAGGGCTCGATGCCTTTACGATGAGTATTGCCGCGCATGATGTTACGGGCTCGCACGGCGCCACTCCGGTAGACGCCTCATCCGTGAACGCCTCCGGGGATGGCGATGCTGTATCCTGGCGGACCCGTGAGTTGAGTGTGTCCCTGAAAGGCGGAATCGCCGTCGGCTCCGGTGGGATCGAGCTCCGCGACGTGCAATACGAACTCGCCGCCTCGGGCAAAAAAGGCGTCTGGTCTCTGCCCGGTTCGAGCCGGCTGCGAAAAGGGCAGGGTGAACTTCGTTTGACCAGCCGCGGCAAGTTTTCCCTGAATCCGACCGCCCGACGGATTCTTGTGAAGGACATGCGAACGGAGGGCTTCGGCCTGGTGGTCACCGGAAGGGGGACATTCGACTACGCCGAAGAGTGGAGCCTGCGAGGAACCATCGGACTGCCTGAGTTCGCACCCAGGGTATTCATGGTCCATCTCGGCATCGACCCGCCGGATAACATCGAGCCCGGGCTCCTTTCCTCCAGTCGGGTGCAGACCGAGGTGGAAGCCCGTTCCGGCTGGCTCCGATTTCACAACATCGAGTTGCATCTTGACGAAAGCACTGGGCAGGGCGAGTTCACGTTTTCAGAAATGCGTAAAGGCGAACCGGAATGGGGCCTGAGTTTCGATCTGCGTCTCAACACCCTGGACGCGGACCGCTATCTGTTCGGCCATCCACACCCTCAGCACGCAGAACCGGCGGCCCCCCGCAGCGTCGGGACATGGAATCTCGACTGGCTCAAGGAAATGCGCAGTCGTGGGCGGCTCCGCATAGAAGCGCTGGAATTGTTCGATCTCCATTACCAGGATGTGGACCTGACCTGCGAACTGCGTGACGGCACTTTCACGCTGGAGCCGTTCACCGCCGGATTCTACAACGGCAAGTTGCGGCTCGGCATCCGCGGCGAGGCCAGGGAAACGCTGGCCATGGCTGTCGACCTGGAACTGGAGAAGTTCAACCTGCGCGGTGTGCTGGAGGATGCGGGAGACTGGGACAGGATGGGCGGTGAAACGAGCATAGTCATGCAGATGAAGAGCCAGGGCCTTTCATCCGCGGAACATCTGCTTTCTCTGTCCGGCAACGGCGACGTCATGGTGGACAACGGATTTTACGCTTACACGAGAGAGGCGGTGAAAACCGAGAATGAAAAGATGTTGTGGCGAGAAATGTACAAGGATCAGCTTGAGGGCCGGGAAGCTTCGGGCCAACATGAGGTGGCTGAAGAGCGCGTCGTCATCCCCGTTAAGACTGCACGGGCCACCATCCAGATTCGAAACGGCATCTTCCGCAACGAGGACTTCATTGCCAGGGGGGATGTGATGACGGCTAAGGGGTCGGGAACAATGGATATCCCCAAGGCAACTCTGGACTACACCATTCTGGTTGATGCAAAGGTCATCCCCGTGTTTCCCATTCATATCCAAGGGCCTCTCGCGGCTCCGGACGTGGAGGAGGGAGGCATAAACTTCGTGGAAACGCTCTTCACCACGTTCCGTAACATCCTCACTATTCCTTTCTCGGCCATGGATGCAATATCCCGACAAGCCCGGCAGTTCCAGGAAGGTTTGATGCCAGGGCAACAGAGCACCGAGAAAGACGGTTCCGAGTCGTCAGCCCCATAA
- a CDS encoding quaternary amine ABC transporter ATP-binding protein: MSKIRIENLYKVFGHSPERAIPMLQKGMTKDEIFKESKLTVGVNDASFDVNQGEIVVVMGLSGSGKSTLVRCINRLIEPTYGKIIIDGEDVTALDSQALRMLRQKKLGMVFQNFALFPHRTVRQNAAYGLEIQGVDLDQRNEMADNALAQVGLAGWEDALPGQLSGGMQQRVGLARALALDPDILLMDEAFSALDPLIRRDMQDELIGLQQKMRKTIVFISHDLDEALKLGDRIVLMKDGAIVQVGSPEDILTQPSTEYVARFVEEVDITKVLYAESVMKKVHDVVYLDQDGPRTALRKMKKAGLSSLFVLGPEHKYQGIISAEECARLVEEGTRDLRKILCTDCKTVPPDLPAQDLIQILHDLPHPLPVVDEEGFLKGVIVRGTLLGAIAERGRAVEKVEDESAAPAA; this comes from the coding sequence ATGTCCAAAATACGTATCGAGAACCTGTACAAAGTGTTCGGGCATTCCCCGGAACGCGCTATCCCCATGCTGCAAAAGGGCATGACCAAGGACGAAATCTTCAAAGAGTCCAAACTCACCGTGGGGGTCAACGACGCCTCCTTCGACGTCAATCAGGGCGAAATCGTCGTCGTCATGGGGCTTTCCGGCAGCGGCAAGTCCACCCTGGTTCGCTGCATCAACCGTCTTATCGAGCCCACTTACGGCAAGATAATCATCGACGGAGAGGACGTGACCGCGCTGGATTCTCAAGCTCTGCGCATGCTGCGCCAGAAAAAACTCGGCATGGTCTTCCAGAACTTCGCCCTGTTCCCGCACCGCACGGTGCGCCAGAACGCCGCCTACGGCCTGGAAATCCAGGGCGTGGACCTCGACCAGCGCAACGAGATGGCAGACAACGCCCTCGCACAGGTCGGCCTGGCTGGCTGGGAAGACGCCCTGCCCGGGCAGCTTTCCGGAGGCATGCAGCAGCGCGTGGGCCTCGCCCGGGCCCTGGCCCTGGACCCCGACATCCTGCTCATGGACGAGGCGTTCTCAGCGCTGGACCCACTCATCCGCCGGGACATGCAGGACGAACTCATCGGCTTGCAGCAGAAAATGCGCAAGACCATCGTGTTTATCAGCCACGACCTCGACGAAGCTCTCAAGCTCGGCGACCGCATCGTGCTCATGAAGGACGGCGCCATCGTCCAGGTGGGTTCGCCCGAGGACATCCTTACCCAGCCTTCAACCGAGTACGTCGCCCGCTTCGTCGAAGAAGTGGACATCACCAAGGTGTTGTACGCCGAGTCGGTCATGAAGAAGGTCCACGACGTGGTGTACCTGGACCAGGACGGCCCTCGCACGGCTCTGCGCAAAATGAAGAAGGCCGGCCTCTCGTCCCTCTTCGTGCTCGGCCCGGAGCACAAGTACCAGGGCATCATCTCCGCGGAAGAATGCGCCCGGCTCGTCGAGGAGGGGACGCGCGATCTCCGCAAGATACTCTGCACGGATTGCAAGACCGTGCCTCCGGACCTGCCGGCCCAGGACCTCATCCAGATTCTGCACGACCTTCCGCACCCGCTGCCCGTCGTTGACGAAGAAGGATTTCTCAAGGGCGTCATCGTTCGCGGCACCTTGCTCGGCGCCATTGCCGAACGCGGCCGCGCCGTGGAAAAAGTGGAGGATGAGTCCGCGGCGCCCGCCGCGTAA
- a CDS encoding chemotaxis protein CheW, with the protein MNNAYLSMALGELTIALPLGHVHKVARMVAVTPVGEEGPRGMLGVVNLGGRVVPVFDPRVRFGLESRELDQGDHIVFAWARNRLVGLWVDEAGEVFRSASGQAAHGADRTAVTPGESVWKDLRGIAGVASLNEGLAVIRDLDAFLSEEDERQLNAALERLDAEDFGREAEKEDAR; encoded by the coding sequence ATGAACAACGCGTATCTTTCAATGGCCCTTGGGGAACTCACCATAGCACTTCCGCTGGGCCATGTGCACAAGGTGGCGCGGATGGTCGCGGTCACTCCCGTGGGCGAAGAAGGACCTCGGGGCATGCTGGGGGTGGTCAACCTGGGGGGGCGAGTGGTTCCCGTGTTCGATCCCAGAGTGCGATTCGGCCTCGAGTCCAGGGAACTGGACCAGGGGGACCATATCGTCTTTGCCTGGGCCAGGAACCGGCTGGTCGGCCTCTGGGTGGACGAGGCCGGCGAGGTTTTCCGGAGTGCCTCCGGACAGGCGGCGCATGGCGCCGACAGGACCGCGGTAACCCCGGGCGAGTCCGTGTGGAAAGATTTACGTGGCATAGCCGGCGTGGCTTCCCTGAACGAAGGGCTGGCAGTGATCCGCGATCTCGATGCTTTTCTGAGCGAAGAAGACGAGCGACAGCTGAATGCCGCACTGGAAAGACTTGATGCCGAGGATTTCGGGCGCGAAGCTGAAAAAGAAGACGCCCGATGA
- a CDS encoding CheR family methyltransferase yields MTSVLSSDALDTLAAMVLERWGLLFPEDRHKDLRRGVEAAATGLGLPTRTFLEMLLREPAHPSRGKLLSILVEKLTVGESYFFRETRSIHALDESLLPALIHAGAQEGTRRLRLWSAGCATGEEPYTLSILLDRVLRRMGERREAWDVEILATDINREFLRRARTGVYRPWSFRAAPPWLREQYFEQVGDNRWRVKDEVRDSVRFKIFNLCAGDAHLERGHGMDIILCRNVLIYFSYEKMTCALKTLRRHLAKNGRLITSPTETAHVLETGVFKPCRELDMLAFCRSDAEPVSKFQAPLPYAYPKPDTPIEASGADMAATQSPAGTAHVPAPPTQEPRISDHAVVAPSTAPPTVDEAGGVLEAAEAALAQGDLQRAEALAKKYLDGNGSSPSGTQAARAKALVARALSSRGKLEDALAWAAGAVESESMNPEHRFHQGVILQELGRIDEAAASLEQALYLDPSLPMARFSLGLLARRKGNESAAQRHFMRLLAVLDQLDGDEPVPLSEGLSAARLRELVESLLLSR; encoded by the coding sequence ATGACGTCCGTTCTGTCTTCCGACGCGCTCGACACGCTCGCAGCCATGGTGCTGGAGCGATGGGGGTTGTTGTTCCCGGAGGATCGGCACAAAGACCTGCGCCGCGGGGTGGAGGCTGCGGCTACTGGCCTGGGCCTTCCGACCAGGACGTTTCTGGAGATGCTTCTCCGCGAGCCGGCCCATCCGAGCCGGGGAAAGCTGTTATCCATCCTGGTGGAAAAGCTCACCGTCGGCGAGAGCTATTTCTTTCGCGAGACACGCTCCATCCATGCGTTGGACGAAAGTCTGCTGCCGGCGCTCATCCATGCCGGAGCTCAGGAGGGAACGCGGCGGCTGCGCTTGTGGAGCGCCGGCTGCGCCACGGGCGAGGAGCCCTACACCCTCTCGATTCTGTTGGACAGAGTGCTTCGCCGGATGGGCGAGCGACGGGAAGCGTGGGACGTCGAAATACTCGCCACGGACATCAACAGGGAGTTCCTGCGCCGCGCCAGAACAGGCGTGTACAGGCCGTGGTCTTTTCGAGCGGCTCCGCCGTGGCTCAGGGAGCAGTATTTCGAACAGGTTGGCGACAATCGTTGGCGTGTCAAAGACGAGGTGCGCGATTCGGTTCGGTTCAAGATATTCAACCTCTGCGCCGGAGATGCACACCTGGAGCGCGGCCACGGCATGGACATCATCCTCTGCCGCAACGTTCTCATCTACTTTTCCTACGAGAAAATGACCTGCGCGCTGAAAACCCTGCGCAGACATCTTGCCAAAAACGGCCGACTCATTACGAGCCCCACAGAAACCGCCCACGTGTTGGAGACTGGTGTCTTCAAACCGTGCCGCGAGCTCGATATGCTGGCGTTCTGCAGGTCCGATGCGGAACCGGTATCGAAATTCCAGGCGCCGCTTCCATACGCGTACCCGAAGCCGGACACTCCAATAGAGGCGTCAGGCGCGGACATGGCCGCCACACAAAGCCCGGCTGGAACGGCGCACGTGCCCGCACCTCCGACACAGGAGCCACGAATATCCGACCATGCCGTGGTGGCGCCTTCAACCGCTCCTCCCACAGTGGACGAGGCCGGCGGCGTGCTCGAGGCCGCGGAAGCAGCCCTGGCGCAGGGCGATCTGCAGCGAGCCGAAGCCCTTGCCAAGAAGTATCTCGACGGCAACGGTTCTTCGCCTTCCGGCACGCAGGCTGCCCGGGCAAAGGCGCTGGTGGCGCGAGCCCTGTCCAGCAGGGGCAAGCTCGAGGACGCCCTCGCGTGGGCGGCCGGCGCCGTGGAGAGCGAATCCATGAATCCCGAGCACCGGTTCCACCAGGGGGTCATTCTCCAGGAACTCGGGCGGATCGACGAAGCGGCGGCAAGCCTCGAACAGGCATTGTACCTCGATCCCTCCTTACCCATGGCGCGCTTTTCGCTGGGGCTCCTCGCACGGCGCAAAGGCAATGAATCAGCCGCACAACGGCACTTCATGCGGCTTCTCGCCGTGCTCGATCAACTGGACGGCGATGAGCCGGTGCCCCTGTCCGAAGGGTTGTCCGCAGCCAGGTTGCGAGAACTCGTTGAAAGCCTGCTCTTGAGTCGTTAA
- a CDS encoding chemotaxis protein CheW has product MRDRDDMAMGNEYNACRLCASPADILRRRADELAQPTTQQETDARDEWGDVLMVRAGQDRLCLPTRFVSEVALLGQVLPLPGVPDVYNGVASLRSRIYAVMDAARLFGLSRTADEAGHDAPVHAVIVHGPDPEAPETEFALVVDAVFGVFGVKAADVSAVPDGITRQLERYAFAMVRAAGEYGLALDMEKLLSDEELRVDIA; this is encoded by the coding sequence ATGCGCGATCGAGACGACATGGCCATGGGAAACGAATACAACGCGTGCAGACTCTGCGCGAGTCCGGCGGACATATTGCGACGCCGCGCGGACGAGCTCGCTCAGCCCACGACTCAGCAAGAGACTGACGCCCGGGACGAATGGGGCGACGTGCTGATGGTGCGTGCTGGCCAGGACAGGCTCTGCCTGCCCACGCGGTTTGTGAGCGAAGTGGCGCTGTTGGGACAGGTGCTGCCGCTGCCCGGGGTCCCGGATGTCTACAACGGGGTGGCCAGCCTGCGAAGCCGCATCTACGCAGTCATGGACGCCGCAAGGCTGTTTGGATTGAGCCGGACGGCTGACGAAGCGGGCCATGACGCTCCGGTGCACGCAGTGATCGTGCATGGACCGGACCCGGAAGCTCCGGAAACCGAGTTCGCCCTGGTGGTGGATGCTGTCTTCGGTGTCTTCGGCGTCAAGGCGGCGGATGTCTCCGCCGTGCCGGACGGCATCACCAGGCAGCTGGAACGTTACGCCTTTGCCATGGTCAGAGCAGCGGGGGAATACGGCCTCGCGCTCGACATGGAAAAACTATTGTCCGACGAGGAACTGCGCGTCGATATCGCCTAG
- a CDS encoding methyl-accepting chemotaxis protein, translating into MHWRDISVGGKLALGFGVVILLLVLVSIRAEIGLDRSGAAYEHALDRLSHRYELKALENDHMMWVAAVTQGLLEGEFSRVHVEQDPRHCRFGKWYHGPERAELAGDMPHIADDLDSLDAPHRALHASYSEILELYERLGDAAYDEMRRIYFEETMGHLQEFQTTLGGILGELRQASASTEDVAKKEGMENRIIIWFATAAAILMAILMAYIITVSITRPLRRVVRAADDIAGGKLDVSLSSGGKDELGTLSNAFEHMAASLHKLSTGMGSVAKGDLRVDITPQSEHDVMGISMQTMVANLRELTQQSKEAIDTLAESINEISASSAEFSSSAAETATSVTETSTTVDEVRQTATLANNKARQVMENSQEALRRAGDGKRYTEDIIEGMAQIRERMDFIAQHIIKLSDKSRMIADIIQAVNDIADKSNILAVNASIEASKAGEEGKGFAVVAREIRNLSEQSKESTARIRAILEDISKATSTAVLATEEGTKAVARGEELSSRAGEVLVDLVNNANKDAQAASQIAASSQEELMGMEQVAQAITSIREATEQNVESASQLEKSLGSLENLVRGLTQIVQRYRY; encoded by the coding sequence ATGCATTGGAGAGACATATCCGTCGGCGGCAAGCTCGCCCTGGGATTCGGGGTGGTCATACTGCTGCTCGTGCTCGTGAGCATCCGCGCGGAGATCGGGCTGGACAGGTCCGGAGCGGCCTATGAACACGCGCTCGATCGTCTGTCGCACCGCTACGAGCTCAAGGCGCTGGAGAATGACCACATGATGTGGGTAGCCGCCGTGACCCAGGGATTGCTGGAAGGGGAGTTCTCCCGCGTGCACGTGGAGCAAGACCCGCGTCATTGTCGGTTCGGCAAGTGGTATCATGGGCCGGAACGCGCCGAACTGGCCGGGGACATGCCGCATATCGCGGACGACCTCGACTCCCTCGATGCGCCGCACAGGGCGCTTCACGCAAGCTACTCCGAGATTTTGGAATTATATGAACGTTTGGGGGATGCCGCATACGACGAGATGCGCAGGATATATTTCGAAGAAACCATGGGGCACCTGCAGGAGTTCCAGACCACTCTGGGCGGCATTCTTGGCGAGCTGCGGCAGGCGTCCGCCAGCACTGAGGATGTCGCAAAGAAAGAGGGCATGGAGAACCGCATCATCATCTGGTTCGCAACCGCCGCTGCCATTCTCATGGCCATCCTCATGGCGTATATCATCACTGTTTCCATCACCAGGCCGCTGCGGCGCGTGGTTCGCGCGGCAGACGACATAGCCGGGGGCAAGCTCGACGTTTCATTGTCCAGTGGCGGAAAAGACGAGCTCGGCACCCTGTCCAACGCCTTTGAGCACATGGCCGCATCGCTGCACAAGCTGTCCACGGGGATGGGGTCCGTGGCCAAGGGAGACCTGCGGGTGGACATCACCCCCCAATCCGAGCACGACGTCATGGGCATATCCATGCAGACCATGGTGGCCAACCTGCGGGAACTCACCCAACAGAGCAAGGAAGCAATCGATACGCTGGCCGAGTCCATCAACGAGATTTCTGCCTCCTCGGCGGAATTTTCTTCCAGCGCCGCCGAGACGGCGACGTCTGTTACGGAAACCTCCACCACCGTGGACGAGGTCCGGCAGACGGCCACGCTTGCCAACAACAAAGCCAGGCAGGTCATGGAGAATTCGCAGGAGGCTTTGCGCCGCGCCGGAGACGGCAAGCGCTACACCGAGGACATCATCGAGGGCATGGCCCAGATACGCGAGCGGATGGACTTCATCGCGCAACACATCATCAAGCTCTCGGACAAGAGCAGGATGATCGCGGACATCATCCAGGCGGTCAACGACATCGCCGACAAATCGAACATTCTGGCAGTGAACGCCTCCATCGAGGCCTCCAAGGCGGGCGAGGAGGGTAAAGGCTTCGCCGTGGTCGCGCGCGAAATACGCAACCTCTCGGAACAGTCCAAGGAGTCCACAGCTCGCATTCGCGCCATTCTGGAGGACATCAGCAAAGCCACGTCCACCGCCGTGCTGGCCACGGAAGAAGGAACCAAAGCCGTGGCCCGTGGGGAGGAGCTCTCTTCCCGCGCCGGCGAGGTCCTTGTCGATCTCGTGAACAACGCCAATAAGGACGCGCAGGCCGCCTCGCAGATAGCCGCCTCCAGCCAGGAGGAGCTCATGGGCATGGAGCAGGTCGCCCAGGCCATCACATCCATCCGGGAAGCCACGGAACAGAATGTAGAGAGCGCAAGCCAGCTGGAAAAATCGCTTGGCTCGCTTGAGAATCTGGTCAGAGGGCTCACCCAGATCGTGCAACGCTACAGGTATTGA